One window from the genome of Dermacentor silvarum isolate Dsil-2018 chromosome 7, BIME_Dsil_1.4, whole genome shotgun sequence encodes:
- the LOC119458963 gene encoding sulfotransferase ssu-1 — protein MAAEIYRTIGGVFLPKHFSDEAVLSTLAYRPQPGDLFIVSYPKCGTTWMQNIVYNILMDAEEPKDFLQQALQLPFLEMQGAEAAVYAPKPAAFKTHLSFQKNPYSPEAKYIYIARNPYDCCVSFYYHTKNIPLYQFENGTFDEFFEIFLQGRVDFGDYFENVLSWYEHRNDPNVLFLTYEGLKKDIVGQIHRIASFIGEDKERRLKENPELLHRILENTSLEHMRKKVILSAQTVPLEVNESQLQESIRPELRKGFKTIIGLSRMPMKGDFVRTGQVGDWKNHFSPNQIIRMKAKIAEATKGSDVMNLWKDIDIP, from the coding sequence ATGGCAGCGGAAATTTACCGGACAATCGGTGGCGTATTTCTGCCCAAGCACTTCTCTGATGAAGCCGTGTTGTCTACCCTTGCTTATAGGCCGCAACCGGGCGACTTGTTTATTGTGAGCTACCCTAAATGCGGCACCACATGGATGCAGAACATCGTATACAACATCCTGATGGACGCAGAAGAACCCAAAGATTTCCTGCAGCAGGCCTTGCAACTTCCCTTCTTGGAAATGCAGGGTGCCGAGGCCGCTGTGTACGCTCCCAAGCCGGCAGCTTTCAAGACCCACCTAAGCTTTCAGAAGAACCCGTACTCGCCTGAGGCAAAGTACATCTACATCGCCAGAAACCCTTACGACTGTTGCGTGTCTTTCTACTACCACACCAAGAACATTCCACTGTACCAATTTGAGAATGGAACTTTCGATGAGTTctttgaaatatttttgcaagGACGGGTGGATTTCGGGGATTATTTCGAGAACGTTCTCTCCTGGTACGAACACCGGAATGACCCCAACGTGCTGTTTCTTACGTATGAAGGACTCAAGAAAGACATAGTTGGACAAATACACCGTATCGCTTCTTTTATTGGCGAAGACAAAGAGCGAAGACTTAAAGAAAACCCAGAGCTGCTCCACCGAATTCTAGAGAATACCAGCTTGGAGCATATGAGGAAAAAAGTGATTCTGAGCGCTCAGACTGTGCCGCTCGAAGTAAACGAATCACAGCTACAGGAGAGCATCAGGCCTGAGCTTCGAAAAGGTTTCAAAACCATCATCGGCCTTTCAAGAATGCCAATGAAGGGAGACTTTGTCCGCACGGGACAAGTGGGAGACTGGAAGAACCACTTCTCTCCAAATCAGATAATTCGCATGAAAGCCAAGATAGCCGAGGCAACAAAAGGGTCTGACGTCATGAACCTATGGAAAGACATAGATATTCCATAA